In a single window of the Eshraghiella crossota genome:
- a CDS encoding LytR/AlgR family response regulator transcription factor, with product MRILICDDDKIFVSALRQNITECFEKLEIADYEIVEYYLGEDLLNDKGDKDIVFLDIEMPGKNGIYVGNKLKETYPKAIVIIVTSFSEYLDDAMKFSVFRYFNKPIDKDRLFRNLKDAIEVYTRINLNVMICVDGEYKKINSEDIIMIEVASRKLKMITEEETYILNGTIQEWSDKLNIPSFCVCHRGYLVNIKYVTSITKDTVYLNNGRYKAYVSKRNYDEIKNRFMLFVEKNM from the coding sequence ATGAGAATACTAATATGCGATGATGACAAAATATTTGTGTCAGCATTAAGACAAAATATAACAGAGTGTTTTGAAAAATTGGAAATAGCGGATTATGAAATTGTTGAATATTATCTCGGAGAAGATTTACTCAATGATAAAGGCGATAAGGATATTGTTTTCCTTGATATTGAAATGCCGGGTAAAAACGGCATATATGTAGGAAACAAGCTTAAGGAAACATATCCTAAAGCGATTGTTATAATCGTTACTTCTTTTTCCGAGTATCTTGACGATGCCATGAAATTTTCCGTGTTCAGATATTTTAACAAGCCAATTGATAAAGACAGGCTGTTCAGAAATCTTAAGGATGCCATAGAAGTATATACGAGAATTAATTTAAACGTAATGATATGTGTTGACGGAGAATACAAAAAGATTAACTCGGAAGACATTATCATGATTGAGGTCGCAAGCCGTAAATTAAAGATGATAACAGAAGAAGAAACATATATTTTAAACGGGACCATACAGGAATGGAGTGATAAATTAAATATTCCCAGCTTCTGCGTGTGCCATAGGGGTTACCTTGTGAATATTAAATATGTAACAAGCATAACTAAAGACACGGTGTATTTAAATAACGGCAGATACAAAGCCTATGTGTCAAAAAGAAATTATGACGAAATCAAAAACAGATTTATGTTATTCGTTGAAAAAAATATGTAA
- a CDS encoding GHKL domain-containing protein, translating to MVILIVISFALEAFIIELYCRKSFTAKVRLDKRLIVYTVIYGVLTALYSEEVFFRNVLLEVIAGVLIMYFLFENSVISAIKNSIILMIVNNASKILVGEISAHIDDGFLYGDISYKNYIIMLAVEFIYMGIVMFLIHIQKKSPEKTVKTKAEECLTTVILACAMGLICIMVGMIYAVDSHKPIEWLLMCAILVLITALVLSAILIKCIKKENAEYIHEQKRKTDKLYIGSIRRKDEGLEFFTNEIKNNLETLAALNERGESEKVTKYIDELFRKSNLKATVDISSDKLLSAVIYRYYNEALSRNIKFTYDVRNVDIGKIEEIDITSILCDLLDNAMKVCDHENPFIEITIHEGQPAGTIVISVACSSEKEQLMESREYVSTNIKKTVKKYNGDINIYFQDEDKTLHITVILYEDIIENENTNMR from the coding sequence ATGGTGATATTAATAGTTATATCATTTGCACTGGAAGCTTTTATAATTGAATTATATTGTAGAAAATCATTTACAGCCAAGGTAAGGCTAGACAAGAGGCTTATAGTATATACGGTTATATACGGGGTATTGACTGCTTTATATTCGGAAGAGGTTTTTTTCAGAAATGTACTTTTGGAAGTGATTGCGGGAGTACTTATTATGTATTTCCTGTTTGAGAACAGCGTCATATCGGCAATTAAAAATTCTATAATTCTTATGATTGTAAACAATGCTTCAAAGATTCTGGTTGGAGAAATATCAGCCCACATTGATGACGGATTTCTGTATGGGGATATTAGTTATAAAAATTATATTATCATGCTGGCAGTAGAATTTATATATATGGGCATAGTAATGTTTTTAATTCATATTCAGAAAAAGTCTCCCGAAAAAACGGTGAAGACAAAGGCGGAGGAGTGTTTAACCACTGTGATACTGGCATGTGCCATGGGCCTCATCTGTATAATGGTTGGAATGATTTATGCTGTAGACTCACATAAACCTATTGAGTGGCTGCTTATGTGTGCCATCCTGGTACTGATTACGGCATTGGTGCTCAGTGCAATATTAATAAAGTGCATTAAAAAAGAAAACGCGGAATACATTCATGAACAGAAAAGGAAAACAGATAAGTTATACATTGGATCAATACGCCGTAAGGACGAGGGCTTAGAGTTTTTTACCAATGAAATTAAAAACAATCTTGAAACATTAGCGGCACTAAATGAACGCGGAGAAAGCGAAAAAGTTACAAAGTATATTGATGAATTATTCAGAAAATCCAACCTGAAGGCAACAGTTGACATATCTTCCGATAAATTGTTAAGTGCGGTTATCTACAGGTATTATAATGAGGCGTTATCGAGAAATATAAAATTTACGTATGACGTGCGGAATGTGGATATCGGAAAAATTGAGGAAATAGATATTACTTCAATTTTGTGTGATTTGCTAGACAATGCAATGAAAGTATGTGACCATGAAAATCCGTTTATTGAAATTACGATACATGAGGGGCAGCCGGCGGGCACAATAGTAATTTCCGTGGCATGCAGCAGTGAAAAAGAGCAGTTAATGGAATCGCGGGAATATGTATCCACAAATATAAAAAAGACGGTGAAAAAATATAATGGTGATATAAATATTTATTTTCAGGACGAGGATAAAACATTACATATTACTGTGATACTTTACGAGGACATTATTGAAAATGAGAATACTAATATGCGATGA